From a single Amyelois transitella isolate CPQ chromosome 18, ilAmyTran1.1, whole genome shotgun sequence genomic region:
- the LOC106137443 gene encoding WD repeat-containing protein 20 codes for MAVQTDSGGKDDVKTQFVTREGTYRLMTLSEYSRPNRVGYTSGSGSSHVRVSLVSLPPGPGGGAPGSDGQGSDDRICFNHGKELYVYVYRGVKKAADLTKPVDKKMYKGTNPTCHDFNTVTMTAESVSLVIGFSTGQIQLIDPIKKELSKLYNEERLIDKTKVTCIKWVPGSSNLFIAAHASGQLYVYNEELTCGTAAPHYQLFKQGDGYSIHTCRTKSTRNPLYRWVIGAEGSCINEFAFSPCGTNLAVVSQDGFLRVFHYDTMELIGRARSYFGGFLCVCWSPDGKYVVVGGEDDLVTVWSFSERRVVARGQGHRSWVSVVAFDPYVVSFTDPESEDGVDDDRQKSESVQCYRLGSVSQDTQLCLWDLTEDVLRPPVRARASAHLSPNSQTFSPNGVPGVKLPAKGTKTNKIGHKHAELSGQTNSSGEPSGAKSKARVNNVSTLNISVGKAKEENSGSLGVNSLTQRLAGFSFGDRRSEHRRNFSLTSKPEQKTSGSNTVALRGKSAGAQAGDSSDPLRLMGTPACPRFDECPVLEPLVCKKIAHERLTALLFRAESFVAACADGCVNTWARPARAHGEPRVRRPDRIDLVD; via the exons ATGGCTGTACAAACTGACTCTGGAGGCAAAGATGACGTGAAGACCCAGTTTGTGACGAGAGAAGGGACGTACCGTTTAATGACTTTATCGGAATACTCGAGGCCTAATCGGGTTGGTTATACAAGTGGTTCAGGGTCCTCTCATGTGCGTGTGTCGCTCGTGTCGCTTCCGCCGGGACCGGGGGGCGGAGCGCCGGGCTCCGACGGCCAAGGCTCTGATGACAGGATATGTTTTAATCATGGGAAAGAgctatatgtttatgtatacaGAGGAGTTAAAAAG GCGGCAGATCTCACGAAGCCGGTTGACAAGAAGATGTATAAAGGCACCAACCCGACGTGTCATGACTTCAACACGGTCACGATGACTGCGGAGAGTGTCTCGTTAGTTATAGGATTTTCTACTGGCCAAATTCAACTCATAGACCCAATTAAGAAGGAATTAAGTAAATTGTACAATGAAGAG AGACTGATCGACAAGACGAAAGTGACTTGCATCAAGTGGGTGCCCGGTTCCAGCAACCTGTTCATAGCTGCGCACGCGTCCGGACAACTGTACGTTTACAACGAGGAGCTGACCTGCGGGACTGCGGCGCCCCACTACCAGTTGTTCAAGCAGGGGGACGGCTACTCCATACACACTTGCAGGACCAAGTCTACCAGGAACCCCCTCTACAG GTGGGTCATAGGCGCAGAGGGGAGCTGTATAAACGAATTTGCGTTCTCTCCATGCGGGACGAATCTAGCTGTAGTCTCACAAGACGGCTTCCTGAGAGTGTTCCATTACGACACTATGGAGCTGATCGGCAGAGCGAGGTCCTACTTTGGTGGATTCCTATGCGTCTGCTGGTCACCTGATGGAAAATACGTCGTGGTGGGGGGAGAAGATGACTTAGTGACTGTCTGGTCGTTCAGTGAAAGGAGGGTGGTTGCAAGAGGCCAGGGACATAGGTCGTGGGTTTCTGTCGTCGCTTTTGACCCATATGTAGTCAGTTTCACTGACCCAGAAAGCGAGGATGGTGTTGATGATGACCGACAGAAAAGTGAGAGTGTGCAGTGTTATAGGTTAGGTAGTGTATCGCAGGACACGCAGTTGTGTTTGTGGGATCTTACGGAGGATGTGTTGCGACCGCCCGTTAGGGCGAGAGCGTCTGCGCATCTGTCTCCTAATAGTCAAACGTTCTCTCCCAACGGAGTCCCGGGTGTGAAATTACCGGCGAAAGGGACTAAAACGAATAAAATCGGCCACAAACACGCCGAGCTGAGCGGTCAGACGAACAGTTCGGGCGAGCCGTCCGGCGCCAAGAGCAAAGCGAGAGTCAATAACGTGTCGACTTTGAACATCAGCGTGGGGAAGGCGAAGGAGGAGAATTCTGGATCGCTCGGGGTGAACTCCTTAACGCAGAGGCTGGCCGGGTTCTCCTTCGGGGACCGTCGGTCGGAGCACCGGCGGAACTTCAGCCTGACGTCGAAGCCGGAACAGAAGACGTCCGGTTCGAACACGGTGGCGCTGCGGGGGAAGTCGGCCGGCGCGCAGGCCGGCGACTCCAGCGACCCGCTGCGGCTGATGGGCACGCCGGCGTGCCCGCGCTTCGACGAGTGCCCGGTGCTGGAGCCGCTGGTGTGCAAGAAGATAGCGCACGAGCGGCTCACGGCGCTGCTGTTCCGCGCCGAGAGCTTCGTGGCGGCGTGCGCCGACGGCTGCGTCAACACGTGGGCGCGgccggcgcgcgcgcacggCGAGCCGCGCGTGCGCCGCCCCGACCGCATCGACCTCGTGGACTAG